In Hydra vulgaris chromosome 06, alternate assembly HydraT2T_AEP, a genomic segment contains:
- the LOC136081544 gene encoding 52 kDa repressor of the inhibitor of the protein kinase-like, with protein sequence MMSLRGHRDDRKYQGEIGESSKISGLGNFIELLNFRVDAGDSILKEHLLSAPKNSTYISKTIQNESIECCGNAIEEILINDIKKSKYFSIMAGEASDCATLEQLSIVIRYVDLNSNIKEVFLHFFECKTGTSGLNIATNILETLKEFGLDIQRCRGQSYDGAASMTGEYKGVSSLIKNVNYKALFVHCASHKLSLVVGKSCQIQQVKNLLEQVKDISYFFNLSPKRSNCLKKYLLPGQAKLIETCRTRWVQKLRGLDVFFDNYSAVFSAFKEMEDNNLKEYNKETSSKASSFMKLLSNFSFIVSLVLTKQLMDYFYGITITLQTKSFDISQQVDEIQNLTNRLKEIQKNADAYHNKWYKIALALAKTFDIEEKKPRTCGIQKHRDNQICDTISDYFKVSITLLLVNHLLNELENRFDVESMIVYNGLSALPASLTKQYIKSCPWKEKFLKFLNFYKSDLPHFSSIHAELELWEEFWKEKTELPSTILDTLKFMDMRGFPNNLEAFHILATIPITTCECERSISTLRRIKTYTRSTMSENRLNGLALMSIHQEIVPDINRVIEIFASKGDRKLELLFK encoded by the coding sequence ATGATGTCTCTACGAGGTCATAGAGATGATAGAAAATATCAAGGAGAAATTGGAGAATCTTCAAAAATTTCAGGGCTGGGTAATTTTATTGAGCTTCTAAATTTTAGAGTTGATGCAGGTGATTCAATTCTAAAGGAGCATCTTCTCTCTGCCCCAAAAAATTCTACATATATTTCGAAGACCATTCAGAACGAGTCAATTGAGTGTTGTGGAAATGCGATTGAAGAGatattaataaatgatattaaaaaaagtaagtactTTTCTATTATGGCAGGCGAGGCTTCAGACTGTGCAACGCTAGAACAACTTTCTATTGTCATACGTTATGTTGACTTGAACAGTAATATAAAGGAagtttttttacactttttcgAATGCAAAACAGGAACAAGTGGTTTAAACATAGCTACCAACATTcttgaaactttaaaagaattcGGCCTAGATATACAAAGATGCAGAGGTCAATCTTATGATGGAGCTGCTTCAATGACAGGTGAATACAAAGGTGTTTCAtctcttataaaaaatgttaattataagGCATTATTTGTTCACTGTGCCTCACATAAACTTAGTTTAGTTGTTGGGAAAAGTTGTCAAATCcagcaagtaaaaaatttgcttgAGCAAGTTAAAGacatatcttatttttttaacttatctccTAAAAGAAgcaattgcttaaaaaaataccttctTCCTGGTCAAGCAAAACTTATTGAGACATGTCGAACTCGGTGGGTACAAAAGCTTCGTGGACTTGATgtgttttttgataattattctgcagttttttctgcttttaaagaaatggaagacaataatttaaaagagtacAATAAAGAAACATCTTCAAAAGCGTCTTCTTTTATGAAGTTGttgtcaaatttttcttttatagtttctttagttttaactaAACAGCTTATGGATTACTTTTACGGAATTACGATCACCCTTCaaactaaatcttttgatatttcCCAGCAAGTggatgaaatacaaaatttgactaatcgtttaaaagaaatacaaaaaaatgcagATGCTTACCATAACAAATGGTATAAAATTGCTCTTGCATTGgcaaaaacatttgatattGAGGAAAAAAAACCTAGAACTTGTGGTATTCAGAAGCATAGAGATAATCAAATATGTGATACTATAtctgattattttaaagtttctattacACTGCTTCTTGTTAATCATCTTCTCAATGAACTAGAAAACAGGTTTGATGTTGAGAGTATGATTGTTTATAATGGTCTTAGTGCTCTTCCTGCTAGTTTAACAAAGCAATATATTAAATCTTGTCCATGGAAGGAAAAGTtccttaagtttttaaatttttataaatctgatCTTCCTCATTTCTCATCAATTCATGCTGAATTAGAGTTATGGGAGGAATTTTGGAAAGAAAAGACAGAATTACCATCTACTATTTTAGATACATTAAAGTTCATGGATATGAGAGGCTTTCCAAACAATTTAGAGGCTTTTCATATACTTGCTACAATACCAATTACAACTTGTGAGTGTGAAAGGTCAATATCTACTCTTAgaagaataaaaacttatacTAGGAGTACTATGTCAGAAAATAGATTGAATGGACTTGCCTTAATGTCTATTCATCAGGAAATAGTTCCTGATATTAACagagttattgaaatttttgcATCAAAAGGAGACAGAAAATTAGAATTgttgttcaaataa